In Streptacidiphilus sp. P02-A3a, the DNA window CCCGCCCCGACCGGGTCCGGCGCCGGGCTCGGGAGGGCGGTCAGCCGACCACCGTCGCGCCGCTCACCGGGCCCTCGGTGACCCGTACCTCGCGGCAGGTGCCGGAGGCGGCCAGCGCCCCGGCGACGCTCGCCGCGTCCTCGGCGCCCTTGGCCAGGAACGCGCAGGTGGGCCCGGAGCCGGAGACCAGCGACCCGATGGCGCCCGCGTCGCTGCCCGCCCGCAGGGTCGCCGCCAGCGACGGGCGCAGCCCCAGCGCGGCGGCCTGCAGGTCGTTGCCGAGGGCCGCGCCGAGCGCCACCGCGTCCCCGTCGCGCAGCGCCGCCAGGAGCGCCGGGTCGGCCGCCGGGGCCGGGACGTCGTCCTCGCCCGCGCCGCCGCGCAGCGAGCGCAGCCGGTCGCATTCGGTGTAGACGGCGGGGGTGGACAGGCCGCCGTCGGCGACCGCGAACACCCAGTGGAAGCTGCCGCTGACCGGCACCGGGGTCAGCAGCTCCCCCCGGCCCTCCCCCAGTGCCACGCCGCCGAGCAGCGCGAACGGTACGTCGCTGCCCAGTTCGGCGGCGAGCGCGGCGAGTTCGGCGGGGCTGCTGCCGATCCCCCACAGCGCGTCGCAGCCGACCAGCGCGGCGGCGGCGTCGGCGCTGCCCCCGGCCATGCCCCCGGCCACCGGGACGTCCTTGGCGATGTGCAGCCGCACCGAGGGCTCGATGCCGTGCCGGGCGGCGAGCAGCGCGGCGGCCCTGGCGGCGAGGTTGCTCGGGTCGGCGGGCACGTGCTGGGCGTCGGTACCCTCGACGGTCACGCTGAGGCGGTCGGCCGGTGCGACGGTCACCTCGTCGTACAGTCCGACGGCGAAGAAGACCGTGGCCAGGCCGTGGTAGCCGTCGGCCCGGCGACCACCGACCGCCAGTTGGACGTTGACCTTGGCCGGGACGCGCACGGTGATGGACGGCGACACTGGCGGGTGCTCCCCTTGCTCACTGCTGGTTCGGGTGACGAGGACGGGCGGCTTCATTCTGCCGGAGAGCCACCGGCGCCGGCGCCGGTGTCGGAGCCGGTGTCGGAGCCGGTGCCCGTGTCGGTACCGGTGTCCGTGCCCGTGGGCCGGGCCTCGGCGATCCGGGCGAACTGCTCGACGGTCAGCGTCTCGCCGCGCAGCCGGAAGTCGATCCCGGCCGCGTCCAGCGCCGCCTCGGCCGCCGCCGGGGAGCCCGCCCAGCCGGACAGCGCCGCGCGCAGCGTCTTCCGCCGCTGCGCGAAGGCGGCGTCCACCACCGCGAACACCTCGCGCCGGGTGGCGGTGGTCACCGGGGGCTCCCGGCGGACCAGCGACACCAGGCCGGAGTCGACGTTCGGGGCGGGCCAGAAGACGTTGCGCCCGATCGCCCCGGCGCGCTTCACCTCGGCGTACCAGTTGGCCTTGACCGACGGCACCCCGTAGACCTTGTTGCCGGGGACGGCCGCGAGCCGGTCGGCGACCTCGGACTGGACCATGACCAGGGTCCGCTCGATGCTCGGGAAGGTCTCCAGCATGTGCAGCAGCACCGGCACCGCGACGTTGTACGGCAGGTTGGCGACCAGCGCGGTCGGCGCCGGGCCGGGGAGCTCGGTGACCTCCATGGCGTCCGCGTGGACCAGCGCGAAGCGGTCGGCGCGCGCGGGCAGCCGGGCGGCGATGGTGGTCGGCAGGTGCCTGGCCAGCAGCGCGTCGATCTCCACGGCGGTGACCCGGTCGGCCACCTCCAGCAGGCCCAGGGTGAGTGAGCCCAGGCCCGGACCGACCTCCACCACCACGTCCCGCTCGGTGACCTCCGCCGCGCGGACGATCCGGCGGACGGTGTTGCCGTCGATCACGAAGTTCTGGCCGCGCTGCTTGGTCGGACGCACGCCGAGGGCGTCCGCGATGCTGCGGATGTCGGCGGCGCCGAGAAGGGGGCCCTCCGTGGACGAGTCTTCAGTGCGGGTGCTCACCGCCCAAGCTTAGACCGGTCGGCCGGTCCTATCCGGCGGCGCGGGGGCCGCAGGCGGGCCAGGGTTCCAGGCCGCGTCGCTGGTAGAGCTCCCGGGCGCGGTCGGTCTGCTCCCCGGCGGAGGCGTCCTGCGGCAGCCCGTGGCCGCCGAGGCTGCGCCAGGTGCGGGCGTCGAACTGGTAGAGGCCGCCGTAGCGCCCGCTGGGGTCGACCGCGCGCGGATCGCCCCCGGCCTCGCAGAGGGCCAGCGCTCCCCAGTTCAGCTCGCCGGTGACGTGCGGGGTGTCCGGGAGGTCCCGTCGGTGCGAGTGCGCCCGGTGCTCGCCGGGGCGGCGGTGCGCGGAGCGGCCGGTGTCGGCCGGACGGGTGTGGGCCGCGTGGCGGCCGGAGCCGTGGAGGTGCGCCGGGGCGGCCTCCGCCGGGCCCGCACCGGCGGAGGCCGGGCGGGGGACGCTGAGCGGCAGCAGCGCCGCCAGCGGGTGCCCGGCGAGCGGGCGCCCGGCCAGCGGGTTCGAGGTGAGCAGGTTCGGGGCCAGCAGGTTGGGGGCCAGTGGGGAGGCGGCCGACGGGTTCGGTCCCGGCGCGGCGGCGGGCGGCAGCTGCTCGGCCCGGCCCCGCGCCGTGGGCAGCGCCTCGGCCGTCGGTTCGACGTCCAAGTCCACCCGCTGGTGGCCCGGGACGTCGCCGACGTCCGCGCGGGCCTGGTGGCTCTGGGCGGCGAAGCCGCCGCTCCCGCCCACGAGCAGGGCCAGCACCAGGGCCCGTGGAAGCGTCCGCTGAGAGCCTGCTGAACCGTTCACTCGAAGCCTTCCGCCGTCCGACACGGTCCTCCCGCGCGGATCAACGACCCAGTGGCGGCGGGGTCACCGGCCGTTCACCCGACCAGGCGGCCGCCGTCACCCGACCGGCGGTCATCGCCATCGGCGGTCGTCGTCAGCAGCGGTCATCGCCAGCAGCGGTCCTCGTCAGTAGTCGAAGGCGCGGGCGGTGTTCGCGGCCAGGGCGGTGGCCATGGCGTCCTCGTCCAGGCCGCGCACCACGGCCATCGCCCGCAGCGTGACCGGGATCAGGTACGGGGCGTTCGGCCGTCCCCGGTACGGGGCCGGGGTCAGGAAGGGGGCGTCGGTCTCCACCAGGACCCGGTCCAGCGGGGTGACCGCGAGCGCGTCCCGCAGGTGCTGGTTGGCCGGGAAGGTGACCGGTCCGGCGAAGGACAGGTAGTAGCCCG includes these proteins:
- a CDS encoding 4-(cytidine 5'-diphospho)-2-C-methyl-D-erythritol kinase, translating into MSPSITVRVPAKVNVQLAVGGRRADGYHGLATVFFAVGLYDEVTVAPADRLSVTVEGTDAQHVPADPSNLAARAAALLAARHGIEPSVRLHIAKDVPVAGGMAGGSADAAAALVGCDALWGIGSSPAELAALAAELGSDVPFALLGGVALGEGRGELLTPVPVSGSFHWVFAVADGGLSTPAVYTECDRLRSLRGGAGEDDVPAPAADPALLAALRDGDAVALGAALGNDLQAAALGLRPSLAATLRAGSDAGAIGSLVSGSGPTCAFLAKGAEDAASVAGALAASGTCREVRVTEGPVSGATVVG
- the rsmA gene encoding 16S rRNA (adenine(1518)-N(6)/adenine(1519)-N(6))-dimethyltransferase RsmA, with the translated sequence MSTRTEDSSTEGPLLGAADIRSIADALGVRPTKQRGQNFVIDGNTVRRIVRAAEVTERDVVVEVGPGLGSLTLGLLEVADRVTAVEIDALLARHLPTTIAARLPARADRFALVHADAMEVTELPGPAPTALVANLPYNVAVPVLLHMLETFPSIERTLVMVQSEVADRLAAVPGNKVYGVPSVKANWYAEVKRAGAIGRNVFWPAPNVDSGLVSLVRREPPVTTATRREVFAVVDAAFAQRRKTLRAALSGWAGSPAAAEAALDAAGIDFRLRGETLTVEQFARIAEARPTGTDTGTDTGTGSDTGSDTGAGAGGSPAE